A stretch of the Esox lucius isolate fEsoLuc1 chromosome 2, fEsoLuc1.pri, whole genome shotgun sequence genome encodes the following:
- the LOC105025479 gene encoding BTB/POZ domain-containing protein KCTD19 isoform X2, with protein MTTLQDNQFLSFNVGGCSFSIPLNRLSHLQDSLLFKDTSSDQNPRWFIDRDGCTFRHVHYYLQTGKLATTCVSELNILCELTASLRLTSLLQALENLQSGKHFLRARAVDVQVTERATLNYWKTRICNTRQPEPVASPVSSVHDAVPLGLVGTPLVDGDEEVLYCFIPMETVRLYPALVTADNLLWLCDDLAIIECDSPLFRFIANYLRTGKILLPEEFSEYGRLNQEATETGMTDFIEALQKLHDLIGDGGLFPEGCTQMRQQRMTPQPLYVMTFDLLVRYQDSALGQLCVNSNMGSSRLHITGNGVVFQHVENWLGTSRLPLTERQCDLQGLCQYLDRQDGAYHAFREALWEFLWRTRTSGGERFHTDTGSSTNGLWSASVTTLTIYKVVKVYVGTHWYATYFRTLLKHPELLSNPRKSSWIAYGQSLHIVADGSMFRHVLNFLRCGRLLLPSGFSEWRLLCHEVEEFHIPALTRALEDCLDYRAWCSKEHAISLQPPHSAQSQLVHNPDYNGFLGFGFGEESMDVSASSTDDVKSPEDSFSGGEKSCSSEEPERALVITVDEVWLCQHPPPAPLNTEVSIRSIGEALL; from the exons ATGACAACTTTGCAGGACAATCAATTTCTTTCCTTCAATGTCGGTGGATGTTCCTTCTCCATCCCCCTCAACCGACTGTCTCACCTACAAGACTCCTTGCTTTTCAAAGACACGTCTTCAGATCAGAATCCACGATGGTTTATCGATAGAGATGGATGCACATTCAGACATGTACATTATTATCTACAAACCGGGAAACTAGCTACAACATGTGTATctgaacttaatattttatGTGAGCTAACTGCCAGTCTACGCCTGACATCACTGCTACAG GCCTTAGAGAACCTCCAGTCAGGTAAACATTTCCTGCGAGCTCGGGCAGTGGACGTGCAGGTGACTGAGAGAGCAACTCTGAACTACTGGAAGACAAGGATCTGCAACACCAGACAGCCTGAACCTGTAGCCAGCCCTGTCTCCTCAG TTCATGATGCTGTACCCCTGGGTCTGGTGGGGACCCCTCTGGTGGATGGTGACGAGGAGGTCCTGTATTGTTTCATTCCCATGGAGACTGTCCGCCTGTACCCCGCCCTGGTGACTGCCGACAACCTGCTGTGGCTGTGTGACGACCTGGCCATCATCGAGTGTGACAGTCCTCTCTTCAGGTTCATAG CAAATTATCTTCGGACGGGAAAGATCTTACTCCCCGAGGAGTTCAGTGAATACGGGAGGTTGAACCAGGAGGCCACAGAGACTGGCATGACAGACTTCATAGAAGCACTACAAAAACTACATG ACCTGATTGGTGATGGCGGCCTGTTCCCAGAAGGCTGCACCCAGATGAGGCAACAGCGGATGACCCCACAGCCTCTGTATGTGATGACCTTTGATCTGCTGGTGAGGTACCAGGACTCCGCTCTGGGGCAGCTCTGTGTGAACAGCAACATGGGCAGCAGCAGGCTGCACATCACTGGCAATGGGGTCGTCTTCCAGCATGTGGA gAACTGGCTAGGAACAAGTCGACTCcccctgacagagagacagtgtgacCTGCAGGGGTTGTGTCAGTACCTGGACAGACAGGACGGGGCCTACCACGCCTTCAGAGAGGCGCTGTGGGAGTTCCTGTGGAGAACCAGAACCTCAGGCGGTGAGAGgttccacacagacacag GGTCGTCTACCAATGGGCTGTGGTCGGCCTCAGTGACAACCCTCACCATTTATAAAGTTGTTAAAGTTTATGTTGGAACACATTGGTACGCCACTTACTTCAGAACCTTGTTAAAG CACCCAGAGCTGTTGTCCAACCCCAGGAAGAGCAGCTGGATCGCATACGGCCAGAGTCTCCACATCGTAGCCGACGGATCCATGTTTAGACACGTCCTCAACTTCCTGAGATGTGGTCGCCTGTTGCTCCCCTCTGGCTTCAG TGAATGGCGGTTGCTGTGTCATGAGGTGGAGGAGTTTCACATCCCTGCTCTGACGAGAGCTCTGGAGGACTGCCTTGATTACAG GGCCTGGTGTAGCAAAGAGCATGCTATCAGTCTCCAGCCTCCTCATTCAGCTCAGTCCCAGCTCGTTCACAACCCGGACTATAATGGCTTCTTGGGGTTTGGATTTGGTGAG GAGAGCATGGATGTAAGTGCCTCATCAACCGATGATGTAAAGTCCCCTGAGGACTCCTTCTCAGGAGGTGAGAAGAGCTGTTCATCAGAGGAACCAGAAAGAGCTTTGGTTATCACAGTGGATGAAGTATGGCTATGCCAGCACCCCCCACCAGCTCCTCTCAACACTGAA GTGTCCATCAGATCCATTGGAGAGGCCCTGCTTTAA
- the LOC105025479 gene encoding BTB/POZ domain-containing protein KCTD19 isoform X3 yields the protein MTTLQDNQFLSFNVGGCSFSIPLNRLSHLQDSLLFKDTSSDQNPRWFIDRDGCTFRHVHYYLQTGKLATTCVSELNILCELTASLRLTSLLQALENLQSGKHFLRARAVDVQVTERATLNYWKTRICNTRQPEPVASPVSSVHDAVPLGLVGTPLVDGDEEVLYCFIPMETVRLYPALVTADNLLWLCDDLAIIECDSPLFRFIANYLRTGKILLPEEFSEYGRLNQEATETGMTDFIEALQKLHDLIGDGGLFPEGCTQMRQQRMTPQPLYVMTFDLLVRYQDSALGQLCVNSNMGSSRLHITGNGVVFQHVENWLGTSRLPLTERQCDLQGLCQYLDRQDGAYHAFREALWEFLWRTRTSGGERFHTDTGSSTNGLWSASVTTLTIYKVVKVYVGTHWYATYFRTLLKHPELLSNPRKSSWIAYGQSLHIVADGSMFRHVLNFLRCGRLLLPSGFSEWRLLCHEVEEFHIPALTRALEDCLDYRAWCSKEHAISLQPPHSAQSQLVHNPDYNGFLGFGFGEHGCKCLINR from the exons ATGACAACTTTGCAGGACAATCAATTTCTTTCCTTCAATGTCGGTGGATGTTCCTTCTCCATCCCCCTCAACCGACTGTCTCACCTACAAGACTCCTTGCTTTTCAAAGACACGTCTTCAGATCAGAATCCACGATGGTTTATCGATAGAGATGGATGCACATTCAGACATGTACATTATTATCTACAAACCGGGAAACTAGCTACAACATGTGTATctgaacttaatattttatGTGAGCTAACTGCCAGTCTACGCCTGACATCACTGCTACAG GCCTTAGAGAACCTCCAGTCAGGTAAACATTTCCTGCGAGCTCGGGCAGTGGACGTGCAGGTGACTGAGAGAGCAACTCTGAACTACTGGAAGACAAGGATCTGCAACACCAGACAGCCTGAACCTGTAGCCAGCCCTGTCTCCTCAG TTCATGATGCTGTACCCCTGGGTCTGGTGGGGACCCCTCTGGTGGATGGTGACGAGGAGGTCCTGTATTGTTTCATTCCCATGGAGACTGTCCGCCTGTACCCCGCCCTGGTGACTGCCGACAACCTGCTGTGGCTGTGTGACGACCTGGCCATCATCGAGTGTGACAGTCCTCTCTTCAGGTTCATAG CAAATTATCTTCGGACGGGAAAGATCTTACTCCCCGAGGAGTTCAGTGAATACGGGAGGTTGAACCAGGAGGCCACAGAGACTGGCATGACAGACTTCATAGAAGCACTACAAAAACTACATG ACCTGATTGGTGATGGCGGCCTGTTCCCAGAAGGCTGCACCCAGATGAGGCAACAGCGGATGACCCCACAGCCTCTGTATGTGATGACCTTTGATCTGCTGGTGAGGTACCAGGACTCCGCTCTGGGGCAGCTCTGTGTGAACAGCAACATGGGCAGCAGCAGGCTGCACATCACTGGCAATGGGGTCGTCTTCCAGCATGTGGA gAACTGGCTAGGAACAAGTCGACTCcccctgacagagagacagtgtgacCTGCAGGGGTTGTGTCAGTACCTGGACAGACAGGACGGGGCCTACCACGCCTTCAGAGAGGCGCTGTGGGAGTTCCTGTGGAGAACCAGAACCTCAGGCGGTGAGAGgttccacacagacacag GGTCGTCTACCAATGGGCTGTGGTCGGCCTCAGTGACAACCCTCACCATTTATAAAGTTGTTAAAGTTTATGTTGGAACACATTGGTACGCCACTTACTTCAGAACCTTGTTAAAG CACCCAGAGCTGTTGTCCAACCCCAGGAAGAGCAGCTGGATCGCATACGGCCAGAGTCTCCACATCGTAGCCGACGGATCCATGTTTAGACACGTCCTCAACTTCCTGAGATGTGGTCGCCTGTTGCTCCCCTCTGGCTTCAG TGAATGGCGGTTGCTGTGTCATGAGGTGGAGGAGTTTCACATCCCTGCTCTGACGAGAGCTCTGGAGGACTGCCTTGATTACAG GGCCTGGTGTAGCAAAGAGCATGCTATCAGTCTCCAGCCTCCTCATTCAGCTCAGTCCCAGCTCGTTCACAACCCGGACTATAATGGCTTCTTGGGGTTTGGATTTG GAGAGCATGGATGTAAGTGCCTCATCAACCGATGA
- the LOC105025479 gene encoding BTB/POZ domain-containing protein KCTD19 isoform X1, translated as MTTLQDNQFLSFNVGGCSFSIPLNRLSHLQDSLLFKDTSSDQNPRWFIDRDGCTFRHVHYYLQTGKLATTCVSELNILCELTASLRLTSLLQALENLQSGKHFLRARAVDVQVTERATLNYWKTRICNTRQPEPVASPVSSVHDAVPLGLVGTPLVDGDEEVLYCFIPMETVRLYPALVTADNLLWLCDDLAIIECDSPLFRFIANYLRTGKILLPEEFSEYGRLNQEATETGMTDFIEALQKLHDLIGDGGLFPEGCTQMRQQRMTPQPLYVMTFDLLVRYQDSALGQLCVNSNMGSSRLHITGNGVVFQHVENWLGTSRLPLTERQCDLQGLCQYLDRQDGAYHAFREALWEFLWRTRTSGGERFHTDTGSSTNGLWSASVTTLTIYKVVKVYVGTHWYATYFRTLLKHPELLSNPRKSSWIAYGQSLHIVADGSMFRHVLNFLRCGRLLLPSGFSEWRLLCHEVEEFHIPALTRALEDCLDYRAWCSKEHAISLQPPHSAQSQLVHNPDYNGFLGFGFGEESMDVSASSTDDVKSPEDSFSGGEKSCSSEEPERALVITVDEVWLCQHPPPAPLNTEVKSIVKTTLESSSQMCHLSVPTLDTTGKLPSSSAVENKISDTSRTRKPSRPLERLKQKLDNATKFFQPSPSSRWQKPVVSRCFFHPSGPPGGLIKRRTSGGVSDISAFLPWMIQREEAPLQRLAQLVNTFQREPNKQPSTDVSSCTPPRDPLLVSVLPSRLTSPGLPSGAPGAGSEGESSNTTGSGVHQIHWRGPALKGCLFPVHGCALPVRGCVLRVDHPPVLGRGTPGGYFTHSHIYTASPQHTGYHVHEDQNVKVHPKSWRGNMLGPKWHHIPYKAPFKAVFLKPTDILAWLLP; from the exons ATGACAACTTTGCAGGACAATCAATTTCTTTCCTTCAATGTCGGTGGATGTTCCTTCTCCATCCCCCTCAACCGACTGTCTCACCTACAAGACTCCTTGCTTTTCAAAGACACGTCTTCAGATCAGAATCCACGATGGTTTATCGATAGAGATGGATGCACATTCAGACATGTACATTATTATCTACAAACCGGGAAACTAGCTACAACATGTGTATctgaacttaatattttatGTGAGCTAACTGCCAGTCTACGCCTGACATCACTGCTACAG GCCTTAGAGAACCTCCAGTCAGGTAAACATTTCCTGCGAGCTCGGGCAGTGGACGTGCAGGTGACTGAGAGAGCAACTCTGAACTACTGGAAGACAAGGATCTGCAACACCAGACAGCCTGAACCTGTAGCCAGCCCTGTCTCCTCAG TTCATGATGCTGTACCCCTGGGTCTGGTGGGGACCCCTCTGGTGGATGGTGACGAGGAGGTCCTGTATTGTTTCATTCCCATGGAGACTGTCCGCCTGTACCCCGCCCTGGTGACTGCCGACAACCTGCTGTGGCTGTGTGACGACCTGGCCATCATCGAGTGTGACAGTCCTCTCTTCAGGTTCATAG CAAATTATCTTCGGACGGGAAAGATCTTACTCCCCGAGGAGTTCAGTGAATACGGGAGGTTGAACCAGGAGGCCACAGAGACTGGCATGACAGACTTCATAGAAGCACTACAAAAACTACATG ACCTGATTGGTGATGGCGGCCTGTTCCCAGAAGGCTGCACCCAGATGAGGCAACAGCGGATGACCCCACAGCCTCTGTATGTGATGACCTTTGATCTGCTGGTGAGGTACCAGGACTCCGCTCTGGGGCAGCTCTGTGTGAACAGCAACATGGGCAGCAGCAGGCTGCACATCACTGGCAATGGGGTCGTCTTCCAGCATGTGGA gAACTGGCTAGGAACAAGTCGACTCcccctgacagagagacagtgtgacCTGCAGGGGTTGTGTCAGTACCTGGACAGACAGGACGGGGCCTACCACGCCTTCAGAGAGGCGCTGTGGGAGTTCCTGTGGAGAACCAGAACCTCAGGCGGTGAGAGgttccacacagacacag GGTCGTCTACCAATGGGCTGTGGTCGGCCTCAGTGACAACCCTCACCATTTATAAAGTTGTTAAAGTTTATGTTGGAACACATTGGTACGCCACTTACTTCAGAACCTTGTTAAAG CACCCAGAGCTGTTGTCCAACCCCAGGAAGAGCAGCTGGATCGCATACGGCCAGAGTCTCCACATCGTAGCCGACGGATCCATGTTTAGACACGTCCTCAACTTCCTGAGATGTGGTCGCCTGTTGCTCCCCTCTGGCTTCAG TGAATGGCGGTTGCTGTGTCATGAGGTGGAGGAGTTTCACATCCCTGCTCTGACGAGAGCTCTGGAGGACTGCCTTGATTACAG GGCCTGGTGTAGCAAAGAGCATGCTATCAGTCTCCAGCCTCCTCATTCAGCTCAGTCCCAGCTCGTTCACAACCCGGACTATAATGGCTTCTTGGGGTTTGGATTTGGTGAG GAGAGCATGGATGTAAGTGCCTCATCAACCGATGATGTAAAGTCCCCTGAGGACTCCTTCTCAGGAGGTGAGAAGAGCTGTTCATCAGAGGAACCAGAAAGAGCTTTGGTTATCACAGTGGATGAAGTATGGCTATGCCAGCACCCCCCACCAGCTCCTCTCAACACTGAAGTAAAGTCCATAGTAAAGACGACATTAGAGTCTAGTAGTCAGATGTGTCACCTCTCAGTACCCACGTTAGATACCACAGGCAAGCTCCCATCATCCTCCGCGgtagaaaacaaaatatcagACACATCAAGAACCAGGAAGCCTTCACGTCCTCTTGAGCGGCTCAAACAAAAGCTGGACAATGCTACTAAATTCTTTCAGCCATCCCCCAGTAGCCGGTGGCAGAAACCAGTAGTTTCCAGATGCTTCTTTCATCCTTCTGGACCTCCGGGTGGCTTGATAAAGAGAAGGACGTCAGGAGGTGTAAGTGACATCTCAGCCTTTCTCCCGTGGATGATCCAGAGAGAGGAGGCGCCTTTGCAAAGGCTGGCTCAGCTGGTGAACACGTTTCAGAGGGAGCCCAACAAACAGCCCTCCACAGATGTCAGCAGCTGTACCCCTCCCCGTGACCCCCTCCTCGTGTCCGTTCTCCCCTCCCGTTTGACCAGCCCGGGCCTGCCGAGCGGAGCACCGGGGGCTGGTTCTGAGGGAGAGTCCTCTAACACCACTGGGAGTG GTGTCCATCAGATCCATTGGAGAGGCCCTGCTTTAAAGGGCtgcttgttccctgtgcatggtTGTGCCCTGCCTGTTAGAGGATGTGTTCTCAGGGTGGACCACCCTCCAGTTCTGGGCAGAGGGACACCTGGAGGATACTTCACCCACAGCCACATCTACACCGCCAGCCCACAGCACACAG GTTATCACGTGCATGAAGACCAAAATGTGAAGGTGCATCCCAAGA GTTGGAGGGGAAACATGCTgggtccaaaatggcaccatattccctataaagCGCCCTTTAAAGCAGTATTTCTCAAACCCACTGACATCTTGGCTTGGTTattgccctga
- the LOC105025488 gene encoding uncharacterized protein LOC105025488 translates to MKHREALFRPHLLHCLTTGQAVSMTTKNATDHSQEQQQSSKMKNSSVEEETLAPPPPPRSSLRSGRSQTYSRGKGRGWVTFAQDSPGNDSSDVSPSKPQDLQADPQPLQARPRAERCARFDRSNPIDPIPQGLVQTPKAWASGLNPAHWTTLSHSLTPPLQPPPGTQPHRDTELDLETHTSRLLRLTSDLYVAAHQSDVSTVLRRLTEGAQWQGPVRRSVSVDRLLDHQRSMPHRAPRSRRGGSPPRQSVEQGCLAPLTPIGQMDVTVQRPCPPCAFSCSPGPDHKTQTSRYHPDRATQSSRPGVGDCHFLSGSPSSQHGVAELSSSLRGLLGLVDQHWEGPRSLHVNPSFLGQAYDILSALIPHSATPCRREEDEKRDGQRNRGEEECEIGNDVTPQCSEVALLKRKLALTQQQLEVLKKRLAEALKENYILRLTSLKQDSSVTSDTDDYRQCVQRQVKALREQETHLIHLEQIIELLQDNHRSLLVNNNLVLGKLNRQTEVIESREVPSAHKNPASRF, encoded by the exons GAACAACAACAATCCAGCAAGATGAAAAATAGCAGTGTGGAAGAGG AGACACtggccccaccccctcccccccgctcATCGTTGCGCTCTGGCCGTTCCCAAACGTACTCCAGAGGAAAAGGTCGAGGCTGGGTTACGTTTGCTCAGGACAGCCCCGGCAACGACTCCTCCGACGTCTCACCTTCGAAACCCCAGGACCTCCAAGCCGACCCCCAGCCACTCCAAGCTCGACCCAGAGCCGAACGCTGTGCACGTTTTGACAGATCCAATCCCATAGATCCAATCCCACAAGGCCTAGTACAGACCCCAAAAGCCTGGGCCTCAGGGTTAAACCCTGCCCACTGGACTACCCTCTCACACAGCCTGACACCTCCGCTCCAGCCCCCACCAGGGACACAacctcacagagacacagagctgGACCTAGAGACCCACACCAGCAGACTGCTGAGGCTAACCTCAG ACCTGTATGTGGCAGCCCACCAATCAGACGTCTCCACTGTCCTCCGGCGGCTTACCGAAGGGGCCCAGTGGCAGGGGCCAGTCCGCAGGAGTGTGTCCGTGGACAGGCTGCTGGATCATCAGAGGTCCATGCCTCACCGGGCCCCCAGATCTCGCCGCGGAGGATCTCCTCCCAGGCAGAGTGTGGAGCAGGGCTGTCTGGCTCCTCTGACTCCCATTGGGCAGATGGACGTCACAGTGCAGCGGCCTTGTCCTCCCTGTGCTTTTTCATGTTCTCCTGGGCCTGACCACAAAACGCAGACCTCCAGGTACCATCCTGACCGAGCCACACAG AGCTCCAGACCAGGGGTTGGGGACTGCCACTTTTTGTCCGGCTCTCCCTCTTCCCAGCATGGGGTGGCAGAGCTTTCCTCCTCCCTGAGAGGACTCCTGGGCCTGGTGGATCAGCACTGGGAGGGCCCACGCTCACTCCACGTCAACCCCAGCTTCCTGG GCCAGGCCTATGACATCCTCTCTGCCCTGATACCCCATTCTGCTACTCCCTGTCGGAGAGAGGAGgatgaaaagagagatggacagagaaacagaggagaagaagagtGTGAGATTGGTAATGATGTCACACCACAGTGCAGTGAAGTAGCCCTACTGAAGAGGAAACTGGCGCTCACCCAACAGCAGCTG gaggTCTTGAAGAAGAGACTGGCAGAAGCGCTGAAAGAAAACTATATTTTGAGACTAACTAGTCTAAAGCAGGATTCGTCTGTCACGTCTGACACAGACG attacAGGCAGTGTGTGCAGAGACAGGTGAAGGCATTGAGAGAGCAAGAGACACACCTGATACATCTTGAGCAGATAATAGAACTATTACAAGACAATCACAG GTCTTTGCTGGTCAATAATAACTTGGTCTTGGGAAAGCTGAATAGACAAACAGAAGTTATTGAGTCCAGAGAAGTCCCATCAGCACACAAGAATCCAGCCAGCAGATTCTGA